The following coding sequences lie in one Candidatus Marinarcus aquaticus genomic window:
- a CDS encoding TonB-dependent receptor plug domain-containing protein has translation MRYILVLLLFFIHSLYANADSLDSLLEEYESTSLNSLQTVDEKMGHVVVYSQKEIRLMQYDTLDDILKELPRKNLNKNRFGVNSSALSGTSVSVSGFFRFFINDHEISSIHTQSSSITWGDMPLDFVDYIEVYYGDSSFALGNSTGVYFIRIYTKNAQKINGGEIVYKVTDNGSNTQSVMHSQTLSNGWSYLFFASRNNVNDESDSNYSETIDNDSQREYYYLDLSNDRTKINLAYSHLDKDAYLSLSKDLDPDEGTIKAESIYFDVSHYFLEDKSLKLNLSYDINNRFFYQKNDGGLSIVPIRNPYIPVYNISSYMEDLELTKKNLYLSKSTQFGDHTLFTAFNYTNNKYKVKNRKYTETFIPTNITTNYSVDHFNDFEEESIYSFLLQDEYRPFDDLVLIGNLKLDRYKRNDFVDDSTETLYRAGFIYTPTQNFGLKGFYNKTYIPPSFYNIDFISANEEEIKTQKYRFYTLEGVFTTENSKTSLQYNNIRINDFVYLTPVGFINVPYVIRTEGFIFNYEYLFNNTDKLQFNYFVTTLNRSATNADRGGFLKYMAKKGNFEYFGSVVYRNSYDYDEITVPSSFDMNVGATYYFSNDISLGLKVENLLDKSTQTVYTDMSDTNNPEQYVFKDRARSAILTLKWVF, from the coding sequence CGTAGATGAAAAGATGGGGCATGTTGTTGTCTATTCTCAAAAAGAGATTCGTCTCATGCAGTATGACACCTTGGATGATATTTTAAAAGAGTTGCCTCGAAAAAACCTTAATAAAAATCGATTTGGAGTCAACTCTTCAGCTCTTTCTGGTACCAGTGTGAGTGTGAGTGGTTTTTTCCGTTTTTTTATCAATGACCATGAGATAAGCTCTATTCATACTCAGTCTTCATCAATTACTTGGGGAGATATGCCTTTAGACTTTGTGGATTATATCGAGGTCTATTACGGAGACAGTTCCTTTGCATTGGGAAACTCAACGGGAGTCTATTTTATCCGTATTTATACGAAAAATGCTCAAAAAATCAATGGTGGAGAGATTGTTTATAAGGTTACAGACAATGGTTCGAATACACAAAGCGTGATGCATTCACAAACGTTGAGTAATGGCTGGTCATATCTCTTTTTTGCAAGCAGAAACAACGTGAATGATGAGAGTGACTCCAACTATTCTGAAACGATTGATAATGATTCACAACGAGAATATTATTATCTTGATTTAAGCAATGATCGTACCAAAATCAATTTGGCCTACAGTCATCTTGACAAAGATGCCTATTTATCGTTATCAAAAGATTTAGACCCTGATGAAGGCACAATCAAAGCTGAAAGTATCTATTTTGATGTAAGTCACTATTTTTTAGAGGATAAATCTTTAAAGCTGAACCTCTCTTATGACATTAACAATCGTTTTTTTTACCAAAAAAATGACGGTGGTTTATCCATTGTGCCTATTCGAAACCCTTATATACCTGTTTATAATATCAGTTCTTACATGGAAGATTTAGAATTAACCAAGAAAAATCTTTATCTTTCAAAATCGACACAGTTTGGTGACCATACGCTCTTTACAGCTTTTAACTATACAAACAACAAGTATAAAGTCAAAAACAGAAAATACACTGAGACGTTTATTCCAACAAACATAACCACAAATTACTCTGTGGATCACTTTAATGATTTTGAAGAGGAGAGCATTTACTCCTTTTTATTACAAGATGAGTATCGACCTTTTGATGACTTGGTGTTAATTGGAAACTTGAAGCTTGATCGATATAAACGAAATGATTTTGTGGATGATAGTACGGAGACACTTTATCGTGCAGGATTTATCTATACACCTACACAAAACTTTGGTTTAAAAGGATTTTATAATAAAACCTATATTCCACCAAGTTTTTATAATATTGACTTTATCAGTGCCAATGAAGAGGAAATCAAGACTCAAAAGTATCGATTTTATACGTTAGAAGGAGTTTTCACCACTGAAAATTCAAAAACAAGTTTACAATATAATAACATTCGGATCAATGATTTTGTTTATTTGACTCCTGTTGGATTTATCAATGTGCCGTATGTGATTCGTACGGAAGGGTTTATTTTTAACTATGAGTATCTTTTTAATAATACCGATAAATTACAGTTTAACTATTTTGTCACGACATTGAATCGCTCTGCAACCAATGCAGACAGAGGTGGTTTTTTAAAATATATGGCTAAGAAAGGAAACTTTGAGTATTTTGGTTCGGTAGTATACCGAAACAGTTATGATTATGATGAGATTACTGTACCAAGCAGTTTTGATATGAATGTGGGAGCAACATACTATTTTAGTAATGATATCAGTTTGGGATTAAAAGTAGAAAATCTTTTAGATAAATCGACACAAACGGTTTATACGGATATGAGTGATACGAATAATCCTGAACAATATGTGTTTAAAGATCGTGCTCGAAGCGCTATTTTGACACTGAAGTGGGTGTTTTAA
- a CDS encoding putative bifunctional diguanylate cyclase/phosphodiesterase — translation MKTRFFIKNPIYLILLTLSIATILILLLFGTFKLEDKIEDKMFEISTLDVISITQNSANNIENLLNPEKDYISQIQKDMPLRHHIEKNLELLLTKNIKYAYVIYRDKKGTFRFLADGSDPSDKAFVNQKLDVFSPKWNEIYEIKEPLMIRHTFLQELSMSYLVPISQNGQVELILVIDFSIKKIENINQIIEWMKNAILSIIVIIAIFLLVLIIQTIKYTAVKKTAYIDKLTNVYNRNYLHELQEFVNLNDYILAAIDIDHFKKVNDTYGHEVGDKVLKQVANTILLNIRTKDDIVIRYGGEEFLLLIRTTRDDHLSALNVLERIFKNIQENHFHVTKKEYIEVTISVGVNLVPEKSRTFSDAFKLADIALYNAKNKGRNNIEVYDEQGNGNGLTLSINEIKDAMEEQRVICHYQAIVDAKTQEISHYEALLRVRDKEGNILMPYQILPVIKGTFILRNITKTVLKICRKKLLERPDISVNVNLNPQDIINESILKMLIEYAREDQLGSRLGIEIVESEDIINCPDAKENLLMLKNLGYKIFIDDFGSGYSNFIYLTQIKTDYIKIDGEIIKNILTDRVSYLLVKNIVEFSKEANIKVIAEYVSNEEIFSEIQMLGVDYAQGYYFSKPADLV, via the coding sequence ATGAAGACGAGGTTTTTTATTAAAAATCCTATCTATCTTATTCTTCTGACGCTCTCAATTGCAACCATTCTGATTTTATTGCTTTTTGGTACTTTTAAGCTTGAAGACAAAATTGAAGATAAGATGTTTGAAATTTCAACTTTGGATGTTATTTCAATCACTCAAAACAGTGCAAACAACATTGAAAACCTTCTTAATCCAGAAAAAGATTACATCTCTCAAATTCAAAAAGATATGCCATTGCGACACCATATTGAAAAAAACCTTGAATTGTTACTGACTAAAAATATCAAATATGCGTATGTGATTTATCGAGATAAAAAAGGAACATTTCGTTTTTTAGCAGATGGGTCAGACCCTTCTGATAAAGCATTTGTCAATCAAAAACTGGATGTCTTTAGTCCTAAGTGGAATGAAATTTATGAAATTAAAGAGCCTTTGATGATTCGACACACATTTTTACAAGAGTTATCGATGAGTTATTTGGTTCCTATTTCACAAAATGGCCAAGTAGAGTTGATTCTTGTGATTGATTTTTCGATTAAAAAAATTGAGAATATCAACCAAATCATTGAATGGATGAAAAATGCTATTTTGAGTATCATTGTTATTATTGCTATCTTTTTACTGGTATTGATTATTCAAACCATCAAATACACGGCGGTTAAAAAAACAGCGTATATTGATAAACTCACCAATGTATATAACCGTAATTACTTGCATGAACTTCAAGAGTTTGTTAATTTGAATGATTATATTTTAGCTGCGATTGATATTGACCACTTTAAAAAAGTCAATGATACATATGGGCATGAAGTAGGAGATAAAGTACTCAAACAAGTTGCTAATACCATACTTTTGAATATTCGTACGAAAGATGATATTGTCATACGTTATGGTGGGGAAGAGTTTTTACTTCTTATTCGAACAACAAGAGACGATCATTTAAGTGCTTTGAATGTTTTAGAAAGAATTTTTAAGAATATTCAAGAGAACCATTTTCATGTGACCAAAAAAGAGTATATTGAAGTGACTATCTCTGTTGGAGTGAACTTGGTACCAGAAAAATCACGTACGTTCTCAGATGCTTTTAAACTGGCTGATATTGCTCTGTATAACGCAAAAAATAAAGGTCGAAATAACATTGAGGTTTACGATGAACAAGGGAATGGAAATGGTTTAACACTTTCTATTAATGAGATAAAAGATGCGATGGAAGAGCAACGAGTCATATGTCATTATCAAGCCATTGTGGATGCCAAAACACAAGAGATTTCTCACTATGAGGCACTCTTAAGAGTGCGGGATAAAGAGGGAAATATTTTAATGCCGTATCAAATATTGCCTGTTATTAAAGGAACGTTTATTCTACGTAATATCACTAAGACCGTACTTAAAATTTGTCGTAAGAAGCTTTTAGAACGTCCTGATATCAGTGTTAATGTCAATTTAAATCCTCAAGATATTATCAATGAATCCATTCTTAAAATGCTTATAGAGTATGCCCGTGAAGATCAATTAGGAAGTCGATTGGGCATTGAGATTGTGGAGAGTGAAGATATAATAAATTGTCCAGATGCTAAAGAGAACCTTTTGATGCTTAAAAATTTGGGTTATAAAATTTTTATTGATGATTTTGGAAGTGGGTATTCTAACTTCATTTACCTCACACAAATTAAAACCGATTACATCAAAATTGATGGAGAAATTATAAAAAATATTTTAACGGACAGAGTCTCTTATTTATTGGTTAAAAACATTGTGGAGTTTTCAAAAGAGGCCAATATTAAGGTCATTGCAGAGTATGTCAGTAATGAAGAGATTTTCTCTGAAATTCAAATGTTAGGCGTGGATTATGCGCAAGGATACTATTTCAGTAAACCAGCTGATTTAGTGTAG
- a CDS encoding ion transporter: MKNSKMMLTIKEIRDASWFSNLTTAIIILYASVLGFKTLDEAAQPYGNILYIFDWVITIYFVIEIAIKMIAEERLRDFFKNGWNNFDFIIVAITLVPLENSSFAAIARLMRVFRILRLFTARPELKRIIDMLIKAVPSIIDIVILMFIIFYIYAIIGSFVFQDLPSGLWSNFLTAMLTLFRILTFEDWTDVMYEAMEVYPWAWAYFVSFVIIAAFVFFNLFVAVIIGEMQKLQEEDMKQEIHEEHEKIDQLLKEVQELKALIKEREK; this comes from the coding sequence ATGAAAAACAGCAAAATGATGCTGACAATAAAAGAGATACGAGATGCCAGTTGGTTTTCAAATCTTACCACAGCTATTATTATTTTATACGCTTCAGTATTGGGGTTTAAAACGCTTGATGAAGCCGCTCAGCCATATGGCAATATTCTTTATATCTTTGACTGGGTGATTACTATTTATTTTGTCATAGAAATTGCCATTAAGATGATTGCAGAAGAGCGTTTACGAGATTTTTTTAAAAATGGGTGGAATAATTTTGACTTTATCATTGTGGCCATTACATTAGTGCCTTTAGAAAACAGCTCTTTTGCAGCCATTGCACGGCTTATGAGGGTCTTTAGAATCTTACGACTTTTTACTGCTCGACCAGAGTTGAAACGTATCATTGATATGCTTATAAAAGCAGTACCTTCGATTATTGATATTGTGATACTCATGTTTATCATCTTCTATATCTATGCAATTATTGGGAGTTTTGTATTCCAAGATTTACCTTCAGGGTTATGGAGTAACTTCTTAACAGCGATGTTGACTCTTTTTAGAATTTTAACCTTTGAAGATTGGACCGATGTGATGTATGAAGCCATGGAGGTCTACCCTTGGGCGTGGGCATACTTTGTCAGTTTTGTTATCATTGCTGCGTTTGTTTTCTTTAATTTGTTTGTGGCTGTTATTATTGGCGAGATGCAAAAATTGCAAGAAGAAGATATGAAGCAAGAGATTCATGAAGAACATGAAAAAATTGACCAACTTTTAAAAGAGGTTCAAGAGTTAAAGGCACTGATAAAAGAGCGTGAAAAGTGA
- a CDS encoding 3'-5' exonuclease, translating to MIILDFETNTQNERDVIEVAAVKVSYEKSEWKVLDKFHRYYFSRYPVNPYSYEVHKLSPELISDIRDGVEYARYFNEDEEFIEFCAGASTLVAHNISFELRHLRNIIYFENHICTMKENKPKVKALNRQGRIKNPTLDEVCLYYGIEFDKSKHHSATYDVTKTFQILKKMQGVV from the coding sequence GTGATTATACTGGACTTTGAAACCAACACTCAAAATGAGCGTGATGTCATTGAAGTAGCGGCTGTTAAAGTAAGTTATGAAAAGAGTGAGTGGAAAGTTTTAGATAAGTTTCATCGATACTATTTTTCCCGTTATCCTGTCAATCCATACTCCTATGAGGTGCATAAGTTATCCCCTGAGTTGATTTCGGATATACGAGATGGTGTAGAGTATGCTCGTTATTTCAATGAAGATGAGGAGTTTATTGAGTTTTGTGCAGGTGCAAGTACGCTTGTGGCACACAACATCAGTTTTGAGTTACGTCATCTACGAAATATCATCTACTTTGAAAACCATATCTGTACCATGAAAGAGAACAAACCAAAGGTCAAAGCACTGAATCGTCAAGGCAGAATAAAAAATCCCACACTGGATGAAGTGTGTCTGTATTATGGTATTGAGTTTGATAAAAGCAAACACCACAGTGCCACTTATGATGTGACCAAAACCTTTCAAATATTAAAAAAGATGCAAGGGGTTGTATGA
- a CDS encoding S24 family peptidase, with product MSTITLEYHQMMDDKVIKKELSFSEELLTSPYALASLFVIQVEGRSMQPLIKDKALVIADLSQKVFEEEGIFLVDYENKMWIKKASMVEDKKCFVSINPEFSHLVYEAKEVAIIAKAILTFTNL from the coding sequence ATGAGTACTATTACTTTAGAGTATCATCAAATGATGGATGATAAGGTTATTAAAAAAGAGTTGAGTTTTTCAGAAGAACTTTTAACCTCACCTTATGCACTTGCTTCTTTGTTTGTCATTCAAGTTGAGGGGCGTTCAATGCAACCTTTGATAAAAGACAAAGCATTGGTTATAGCCGATTTATCGCAAAAAGTTTTTGAAGAAGAGGGCATATTTTTAGTTGATTATGAGAATAAAATGTGGATAAAAAAAGCCAGTATGGTTGAAGATAAAAAGTGTTTTGTCTCGATTAATCCTGAGTTTTCACATTTAGTGTATGAAGCTAAAGAGGTTGCAATCATTGCAAAAGCCATATTGACTTTTACAAATCTTTAA
- a CDS encoding DEAD/DEAH box helicase, whose translation MPQIIKALQEEGYEKPTAIQKKAIPIALNGKDVLGTAQSGTGKTAAFLLPILQNISQQKKEKETILRALILVPTRELAAQVAKNISHYSRHLDITHAIAVGGLSAKEQAKKIEKGIDILVATSGRLMEHIQNKSVDLSSVNQIVLDEVDTMLDMGFLEDIEAIFPLASPKRQIMMYSATLTQNVKKLAKEFLFDPMVIEVAAQRSTVKIIEQQIIKVDFEKKRELLSFLIGSRNFQQVLVFANTKACVDEIVDTLNLDGLPALAIHGDIKQPARARALRKFKAGEIRVLVATDIAARGIDIEELPYVINYELPEGIQDYTHRIGRTGRAGKEGVAITLLCTKEYKQMAEIEKELIINIPRQSIDGYEPTEKAPRMKKPKTKKLSVKKGLKERKPKTKKTTKRDDNRTFRK comes from the coding sequence ATGCCGCAAATCATCAAAGCTCTTCAAGAAGAAGGGTATGAAAAACCAACGGCCATACAAAAAAAAGCCATACCCATTGCTCTAAATGGGAAAGATGTATTGGGCACCGCACAAAGTGGTACGGGGAAAACCGCTGCATTTTTACTGCCCATACTTCAAAATATCAGCCAACAAAAAAAAGAGAAAGAGACCATTTTACGAGCACTTATTTTAGTTCCCACAAGAGAACTGGCCGCACAAGTTGCTAAAAACATCTCTCACTATTCACGACACTTAGACATTACCCATGCAATAGCTGTAGGGGGATTAAGCGCTAAAGAACAAGCGAAGAAAATTGAAAAGGGTATTGATATTTTAGTGGCAACGTCAGGTCGACTCATGGAACATATTCAAAATAAAAGTGTTGATTTAAGCAGTGTCAATCAAATTGTTCTAGATGAAGTGGATACCATGTTAGATATGGGATTTTTAGAAGATATTGAAGCTATTTTCCCACTTGCAAGTCCCAAACGACAAATCATGATGTACAGTGCTACTTTAACTCAAAATGTAAAAAAACTGGCCAAAGAGTTTCTCTTTGATCCTATGGTGATTGAAGTTGCTGCTCAACGTTCAACCGTTAAAATCATTGAGCAACAAATCATTAAAGTGGATTTTGAAAAAAAAAGAGAACTGCTCTCTTTTTTAATTGGTTCACGAAACTTCCAACAAGTTTTGGTCTTTGCCAACACCAAAGCCTGCGTCGATGAAATTGTTGATACACTCAACTTGGATGGACTTCCTGCACTTGCAATTCATGGAGATATCAAACAACCAGCACGAGCTCGAGCACTTCGTAAGTTTAAAGCGGGTGAGATTCGAGTATTAGTCGCAACCGATATTGCTGCACGTGGAATTGATATTGAAGAGTTGCCTTATGTCATCAATTATGAACTGCCTGAAGGAATACAAGACTACACGCACCGAATTGGACGGACAGGACGAGCAGGAAAAGAAGGTGTTGCCATTACGTTACTTTGCACCAAAGAGTATAAACAAATGGCTGAAATTGAAAAAGAACTCATCATCAATATCCCAAGACAAAGCATTGATGGCTATGAACCCACAGAAAAAGCGCCACGTATGAAGAAACCAAAAACAAAGAAACTCAGCGTCAAAAAAGGGTTAAAAGAGAGAAAACCCAAAACTAAAAAAACCACAAAACGTGATGATAACAGAACTTTTAGGAAATGA
- a CDS encoding fructosamine kinase family protein gives MTTHTTRTLLSQSSIASIYKIHTKNETHILKESSDAKIVEIEAFMLNYLKKHGLNVPDIISMKDNLLTTQYIPAQSTLTTQHEEIIALQLSKLHQHTQETYGFEMNTTIGGYLQSNLTKKSWIDFFIEQRILSFAILAFEEGAIELDLLRRIESFTDKIPNYLYEPKQPSLLHGDVWNGNIIPTKESVYFIDPAIYYGHNEVELAFIKMFNTLGDVFYNTYDELNPIEKGFFEERVDIYNLYSYLVHVRAFGVSYMNGIERILKKFGF, from the coding sequence ATGACAACACATACAACAAGAACACTTTTATCTCAAAGTTCAATTGCCTCAATTTACAAAATCCACACTAAAAATGAAACACACATCTTAAAAGAATCAAGTGATGCAAAAATTGTTGAAATTGAAGCCTTTATGCTCAACTATTTAAAAAAACATGGATTAAATGTACCTGATATTATCTCTATGAAAGATAATCTCTTAACAACGCAGTATATTCCTGCTCAAAGCACATTGACAACTCAACACGAAGAGATCATAGCTCTGCAACTTTCAAAGTTACACCAACACACCCAGGAAACCTATGGGTTTGAGATGAATACAACGATTGGTGGTTATTTGCAATCCAATCTTACTAAAAAATCATGGATTGATTTTTTTATCGAACAACGTATTTTGAGTTTCGCGATTTTAGCATTTGAAGAGGGAGCCATAGAGCTTGATTTATTAAGACGCATTGAATCTTTTACAGATAAAATTCCCAACTATTTATATGAACCTAAACAACCCTCTTTATTACATGGAGATGTCTGGAACGGTAATATCATTCCCACAAAAGAGAGTGTTTATTTCATTGATCCTGCCATTTATTATGGACACAATGAAGTTGAACTGGCATTTATTAAAATGTTTAACACATTAGGCGATGTTTTTTATAATACCTATGATGAGCTCAATCCCATAGAAAAAGGGTTCTTTGAAGAGAGAGTGGATATTTACAACCTCTACTCCTATTTGGTTCATGTTCGAGCTTTTGGGGTGAGTTATATGAATGGTATTGAACGTATTTTAAAGAAGTTTGGTTTTTAA
- a CDS encoding methyl-accepting chemotaxis protein, translating to MFTHLNTKKKLFLFPLFFIVIVFFTTFIYQHYSSIANIRNTAASKSELLVQNLLNARIAVYQFLRNPSQQTALNVENQFEFLKKEVTVFQSGLSAKKNVELCDGIINDIQSYLNYFYTFSEMKIEQTQQANQTKDSLEMEQTVQKMVNIGLKIAKDLEHINQSAITLKEDAVTQLNTILIALVIIAIIIFILVSLVISNTVLKSIEEFKSGLLSFFNYLNREQDNISFLNDTSKDEFGEMAKVVNVNIQKTQKGIEEDRELIDQTITVLNEFESGDLCQRLEGNVSNPALQELKNVLNKMADNLENNIDAILSILEEYSQYTYLNRIKTEGLKEHLLKLATGVNSLGDSITGMLVESKTNGLILDNSSNILLKNVDMLNASSNEAASSLEETAAALEEITSNIRHNTDNIAQMATYSNNVTQSAQEGAKLANATNKSMDEINDQVNSINEAITVIDQIAFQTNILSLNAAVEAATAGEAGKGFAVVAQEVRNLASRSAEAAKKIKFLVENATTKANEGKSIASDMIEGYEKLNQNISQTIETISNIENASKEQLVGIEQINDAVNQLDQQTQQNAMVASQTHDVAIKTDSIAKMIVDDANKKEFKGKDSIHIEEEVAQEQIKKPKVKPTETVQKEQEWEDF from the coding sequence ATGTTTACTCATTTAAACACCAAAAAAAAGCTGTTTTTATTTCCGCTTTTTTTTATTGTCATTGTATTTTTTACAACATTCATTTACCAACACTACAGTTCCATTGCAAATATCAGGAACACTGCTGCAAGCAAAAGTGAACTGCTTGTTCAAAATCTTCTTAACGCAAGAATTGCCGTGTATCAGTTTTTACGTAATCCTTCACAACAAACTGCACTTAATGTTGAAAATCAGTTTGAATTTTTAAAAAAAGAGGTAACCGTATTTCAATCAGGTCTGTCTGCGAAAAAAAATGTTGAATTATGTGATGGAATCATAAACGATATCCAAAGTTATCTTAACTATTTTTATACGTTTTCAGAAATGAAAATAGAACAAACACAACAAGCAAATCAAACTAAAGACTCTTTAGAAATGGAACAAACCGTACAAAAAATGGTCAATATTGGATTGAAAATTGCCAAAGATTTAGAACATATTAATCAAAGTGCTATTACATTAAAAGAGGATGCTGTTACTCAACTCAATACCATTTTAATAGCTCTTGTAATTATTGCTATTATCATCTTTATACTGGTATCGTTGGTTATTTCCAATACGGTTTTAAAATCGATTGAAGAGTTTAAATCGGGCTTATTGAGTTTTTTCAATTACTTAAATCGAGAACAAGATAACATCTCCTTTTTAAATGATACATCCAAAGATGAATTTGGAGAGATGGCCAAAGTGGTAAATGTCAATATTCAAAAAACACAAAAAGGCATCGAAGAGGATCGAGAACTCATTGATCAAACCATCACAGTGTTAAATGAGTTTGAAAGTGGAGATTTATGTCAAAGATTAGAAGGCAATGTCTCTAATCCTGCTTTACAAGAACTCAAAAATGTACTCAACAAAATGGCCGATAATTTAGAGAACAACATTGATGCCATCCTCTCTATTTTAGAAGAGTACAGTCAATACACCTACTTAAATCGGATTAAAACCGAAGGACTTAAAGAGCATTTACTTAAACTTGCAACGGGAGTGAACAGTTTAGGTGATTCCATTACTGGTATGTTGGTTGAAAGTAAAACCAATGGACTTATTTTAGATAACAGTTCAAACATACTGCTTAAAAATGTCGATATGCTTAATGCCAGTTCCAACGAAGCAGCTTCTTCACTTGAAGAGACAGCCGCTGCTCTTGAAGAAATCACAAGTAATATCCGACACAACACCGATAACATTGCACAAATGGCAACCTACTCTAATAATGTAACACAATCGGCACAAGAGGGGGCAAAACTAGCCAATGCAACCAATAAATCAATGGATGAAATTAACGATCAAGTCAACTCAATCAATGAAGCCATTACGGTCATTGATCAAATTGCTTTCCAAACCAATATCCTTTCACTCAATGCTGCTGTTGAAGCTGCCACTGCAGGTGAAGCAGGAAAAGGGTTTGCAGTCGTTGCGCAAGAAGTAAGAAATCTTGCAAGCAGAAGTGCAGAAGCAGCCAAAAAGATAAAATTTTTAGTGGAAAATGCAACAACTAAAGCCAATGAAGGTAAATCCATTGCCAGTGATATGATTGAAGGGTATGAAAAACTCAACCAAAACATTTCACAAACCATTGAAACCATCTCCAATATTGAAAATGCTTCAAAAGAGCAACTTGTTGGTATTGAACAAATCAATGATGCCGTTAATCAACTTGACCAACAAACTCAACAAAATGCAATGGTCGCATCACAAACTCATGATGTGGCAATCAAAACAGACAGTATTGCTAAAATGATTGTGGATGATGCCAATAAAAAAGAGTTTAAAGGTAAAGACTCCATTCATATTGAAGAAGAAGTTGCTCAAGAGCAGATTAAAAAACCCAAAGTAAAACCCACAGAAACCGTTCAAAAAGAGCAAGAGTGGGAAGATTTCTAA
- a CDS encoding sensor histidine kinase, whose product MMPDTQFDKKSQKLLQVAEVMQNIMHQWKQPLYAIYTLSSGTLLKRELGLCKEEHYKETLESINQNIEHLLTTMNYFNDFIHQKNYVQPFSLKQSILSSINIIQPLLNNNQIEVFSELDEATLFGIEVEFMQVILNILNNSIYALYEYNLHKRNLIFIRACVKDKLIVLSIKDSAGGIPFEDTNIIFTKHFTSKSPTKGSGIGLCMVKKIIEEHMHGSIKVQNSKFTYEGEHYCGAEFTITFIK is encoded by the coding sequence ATGATGCCTGATACTCAATTTGATAAAAAATCCCAAAAACTTCTTCAAGTTGCCGAAGTCATGCAAAACATCATGCATCAATGGAAACAACCGCTCTACGCGATTTATACACTTTCAAGTGGCACACTTTTAAAAAGAGAGTTGGGACTTTGTAAAGAGGAGCATTATAAAGAGACGTTAGAGTCCATCAACCAAAACATTGAGCATCTTTTAACAACCATGAACTATTTTAACGATTTTATTCATCAAAAAAATTATGTTCAACCTTTCAGTTTAAAACAATCCATTTTAAGCTCCATCAATATCATTCAACCCCTTCTGAATAACAATCAAATAGAGGTTTTTTCCGAATTGGATGAAGCCACGTTATTTGGCATTGAAGTGGAGTTTATGCAAGTTATTTTAAACATTTTAAACAACTCCATTTATGCACTGTATGAATACAACTTACATAAAAGAAATCTGATTTTTATCCGGGCGTGCGTCAAAGACAAATTGATTGTTTTAAGTATTAAAGACAGTGCGGGAGGTATCCCTTTTGAAGACACCAACATCATCTTCACCAAACACTTTACATCCAAATCCCCAACAAAAGGGAGTGGAATAGGACTCTGTATGGTTAAAAAAATCATTGAAGAACATATGCATGGCAGCATAAAAGTTCAAAACTCTAAATTTACATATGAAGGCGAACACTATTGTGGAGCAGAGTTTACAATCACATTTATAAAATAA
- a CDS encoding helix-turn-helix domain-containing protein: MEVDFSNIDEEEITRFYRRISRNIKRVRLQKNMSQLDVALELGIKSVAFYSNCENLKYNKHFNLEHIYKIAKLFDMQPHEFLK; this comes from the coding sequence ATGGAAGTTGATTTTTCAAATATAGATGAGGAGGAAATAACCAGGTTTTATCGTCGTATTTCTCGTAACATAAAAAGAGTGAGATTGCAAAAAAATATGAGTCAATTAGATGTTGCATTAGAGCTTGGTATCAAGTCAGTTGCATTTTATTCTAATTGTGAAAACTTAAAATACAACAAGCATTTTAATCTTGAACACATATATAAAATTGCAAAATTATTTGATATGCAACCGCATGAGTTCTTAAAATGA